DNA from Aquaspirillum sp. LM1:
AACGGCAACTTCTCGGCGTCGGCCAGTGCCACCGGCAGCAGCACGCCTTCGTCGGCCAGACGGTCGCGGCCCACGGTCAGCATCGAGCTATTGATGTCGGTCAGCCACACTTCACCACTGCGCCCCACCCGCTTGGCCCAGCCACGCGCCAGGTCGCCGGTGCCACCGGCGATGTCCAGCACTTTCTGGCCGGCGCGCACGCCGGCGGTGTCCAGGGTGAAACGCTTCCACAGCCGGTGCATGCCAGCAGACATGAAATCGTTCATCACGTCGTATTTATTGGCCACCGAGTGAAACACCTCGGCCACCTTGCCGGCTTTTTGTGCGGCGTCAACGGTTTTGAAACCAAAATGGGTGTGTTGTTCCATGCCTGTGTATCCGGTTGTGGCCAGAGAGCTGGCCGGAA
Protein-coding regions in this window:
- the ubiE gene encoding bifunctional demethylmenaquinone methyltransferase/2-methoxy-6-polyprenyl-1,4-benzoquinol methylase UbiE; its protein translation is MEQHTHFGFKTVDAAQKAGKVAEVFHSVANKYDVMNDFMSAGMHRLWKRFTLDTAGVRAGQKVLDIAGGTGDLARGWAKRVGRSGEVWLTDINSSMLTVGRDRLADEGVLLPVALADAEKLPFPDNYFDLVSVAFGLRNMTHKDLALAEMLRVLKPGGKLLVLEFSQVWGPLKPAYDLYSFKALPLMGKLVADDADSYRYLAESIRMHPDQETLKQLMLEVGFGKVDYHNLSAGVVALHKGWKF